The Methanomassiliicoccales archaeon genome has a window encoding:
- a CDS encoding phosphoglycolate phosphatase — protein sequence MIKAIVTDIDGTITDSRRRVQWEAVEAFRELQDNGIQVMIASGNVLPVALGLHIFIGLNGPIIAENGGIVAYGEEVHKVNSNQRPLEAFEYLKGVLPVERLFTDKWRETQVALRLSVKEEDVRQALSGWDLEIETTGFAIHLMEKGQSKMSGVKEACRFLGIDVDEVAAFGDSDNDVKMLRGCGYGIAVSNASEAAKGAADYVSKEPHAGGVVEGLKWLRLL from the coding sequence ATGATCAAGGCCATTGTAACTGACATTGACGGTACCATCACTGACAGTCGCCGGAGGGTCCAATGGGAAGCGGTAGAGGCTTTCAGGGAGCTCCAGGATAATGGGATTCAGGTGATGATAGCCTCCGGTAACGTACTTCCTGTTGCGCTTGGCCTGCACATCTTCATAGGCCTGAACGGTCCGATCATCGCTGAGAACGGCGGTATTGTGGCATATGGTGAGGAAGTGCATAAGGTCAACTCCAACCAGAGGCCTCTTGAGGCCTTTGAGTACCTCAAGGGAGTCTTGCCGGTTGAGCGCCTTTTCACAGATAAGTGGAGGGAAACCCAGGTCGCTCTAAGATTATCAGTAAAAGAAGAGGACGTTCGGCAAGCGCTCTCAGGTTGGGACTTAGAGATCGAAACCACTGGTTTCGCTATCCACTTGATGGAGAAGGGACAAAGCAAGATGTCTGGGGTCAAGGAAGCCTGCAGATTCCTTGGAATAGACGTTGACGAGGTGGCTGCCTTCGGTGATTCGGACAACGATGTGAAGATGCTCAGGGGATGCGGTTACGGCATAGCCGTGAGCAACGCATCCGAGGCGGCCAAGGGAGCGGCCGATTACGTTTCGAAGGAACCCCATGCAGGGGGAGTAGTCGAGGGCCTCAAATGGCTCCGATTACTCTAG
- a CDS encoding tetratricopeptide repeat protein: MEGSQKLIEQAYQLLGQGDYKKALSKFDKAIKEDPNNAEAYFGKAEAGMLVPKVTSDDILLAYRKAIELDPENAYYYSSMGAFCMDEGRFNDAEGAYNKAAELDSDNSSNYYSEFAVAYYRRAPEVHEQFLDDQGLLIIKRKALQYLLKALDMDIEEVKKILG; encoded by the coding sequence ATGGAAGGCTCTCAGAAGTTGATCGAACAGGCATACCAGCTTCTCGGTCAGGGGGATTACAAGAAGGCCCTCTCGAAATTCGATAAGGCTATTAAAGAGGACCCAAACAACGCCGAGGCATATTTCGGAAAGGCTGAGGCTGGCATGCTAGTGCCCAAGGTCACATCCGATGATATTCTCCTTGCGTATAGGAAGGCCATAGAGTTGGATCCAGAGAACGCATATTACTACAGTTCGATGGGCGCCTTCTGCATGGATGAGGGAAGATTCAACGATGCTGAAGGGGCATACAACAAAGCGGCAGAGCTGGACAGCGACAATTCATCGAACTACTACTCAGAATTCGCCGTTGCATATTATAGAAGGGCTCCTGAAGTGCACGAGCAGTTTTTGGACGATCAAGGATTGTTGATCATTAAGCGAAAGGCACTTCAGTATCTACTGAAAGCCCTAGATATGGACATCGAAGAGGTCAAGAAGATCCTAGGCTGA
- a CDS encoding Asp-tRNA(Asn)/Glu-tRNA(Gln) amidotransferase GatCAB subunit C: MDLEVVRKVARIARLELSEDELEEFSRDLEEILEYLSGLDEAPSSEEYGFNPIPIEDLMREDEPFMDIDPSQLRELLDTYQDWVRGPRLA; this comes from the coding sequence ATGGATTTGGAAGTTGTGAGGAAGGTCGCAAGAATAGCCAGGCTCGAACTGTCTGAAGATGAGCTTGAAGAGTTCTCTAGAGATCTGGAGGAGATACTGGAGTATCTTTCCGGACTGGATGAGGCGCCATCTTCAGAGGAATATGGATTCAATCCTATACCCATTGAGGACTTAATGAGGGAGGATGAGCCATTCATGGACATTGACCCATCGCAGCTTAGGGAGCTACTGGACACATATCAAGATTGGGTAAGGGGGCCGAGGCTAGCGTGA
- the gatA gene encoding Asp-tRNA(Asn)/Glu-tRNA(Gln) amidotransferase subunit GatA, with protein sequence MPDDGFHFSAKDNLCSLEMQTRAGSKILDGYRPPFDATAISRLKEAGGILVAKDNMDEFGFGTFSTNCAYGVPRNPYDEERCCGGSSGGSAAAACLIEGHLALGESTGGSIACPAAFCGVYGLTPTYGRVSRYGLVDYANSLDKIGLLSRSAKQIVKHLPTISGMDLKDPTSCAQPELILDGREARNIAIPKEALEGLDENISDTFMRTLKEMESLGMNVDEVSIPSLSFALPAYYILATSESSTNLARYSGMRFGVRNDNYGSHFNEFFSQVRSKEFGKEAKRRILLGTFSRMVGFRDRYYMKALQVRSLIIREYQKVFEDHDVVMTPTMPFVAPRFDEVDQMRPLDMYKADFLTVPPNLCGLPHVSIPSDYVGRMPVGVQVVAPHWEEGLLADMMLRWEDHFAPEYPEVIL encoded by the coding sequence ATGCCAGATGACGGTTTCCACTTCTCCGCAAAGGACAACCTATGTTCATTAGAGATGCAGACTCGCGCCGGTTCCAAGATCCTAGATGGTTACAGACCTCCCTTCGACGCCACTGCCATCAGCAGACTGAAGGAGGCGGGAGGAATACTGGTGGCCAAGGACAACATGGACGAGTTCGGATTCGGGACATTTTCCACCAACTGTGCCTATGGCGTCCCCCGCAACCCGTATGATGAAGAGAGGTGCTGCGGTGGTTCCAGCGGCGGTTCGGCAGCGGCTGCCTGTTTGATAGAGGGGCACCTGGCTCTAGGAGAATCTACGGGCGGTTCGATTGCCTGCCCAGCTGCATTCTGCGGAGTATACGGTCTTACCCCAACCTATGGACGGGTCTCTCGCTACGGACTGGTGGATTACGCCAATTCCTTGGACAAGATCGGTCTGCTCTCGCGATCAGCAAAGCAGATAGTGAAACACCTTCCTACCATATCCGGAATGGACCTTAAGGATCCCACCTCGTGTGCTCAGCCTGAACTGATACTAGATGGAAGAGAAGCGAGGAACATCGCGATTCCCAAGGAAGCCCTGGAGGGATTAGATGAGAACATATCTGACACATTCATGAGGACATTGAAGGAAATGGAATCCTTGGGAATGAACGTGGATGAGGTGAGCATTCCCTCGTTGAGTTTCGCACTTCCCGCCTACTACATCCTGGCCACCTCGGAATCCTCAACCAATCTCGCCCGCTACTCCGGGATGAGGTTCGGGGTGAGAAACGACAACTACGGCAGTCATTTCAACGAATTCTTCTCTCAAGTTAGGTCCAAAGAGTTCGGGAAGGAGGCTAAGAGGCGAATCTTGCTGGGAACCTTCTCCCGCATGGTGGGTTTCAGGGATCGCTATTACATGAAAGCGCTCCAGGTGAGATCGCTGATCATACGCGAATACCAGAAGGTGTTCGAAGACCACGACGTAGTAATGACGCCTACGATGCCATTCGTGGCTCCCAGGTTCGATGAGGTCGATCAGATGAGGCCTCTCGACATGTACAAGGCCGACTTTCTGACTGTTCCACCTAACCTATGCGGCCTTCCACACGTCTCAATTCCATCAGATTATGTCGGGAGAATGCCGGTGGGAGTACAGGTCGTGGCGCCTCACTGGGAGGAAGGACTACTAGCAGACATGATGCTGCGTTGGGAGGATCATTTCGCGCCAGAATATCCGGAGGTGATCCTGTGA
- the gatB gene encoding Asp-tRNA(Asn)/Glu-tRNA(Gln) amidotransferase subunit GatB yields MKIGLEVHLQLPTRSKMFCSCPTSSDGPNSSICPTCLGFPGSRPRINLRAMEMGLSIASFLECEIPDVTWFSRKTYFYPDLPKNFQITQYDSPIGERGRFVFRDRTIRITRVHLEEDPGKIKRIGKPGEEISLLDYNRSGIPLVEIVTEPDLKTPGEAREFMSNLLTELRGLVGLKGSDEQTVRVDANISVGKERVEIKNILGLKNLERGLKFEAVRQARLLKAGKKVVRETRRFDEERKVTLAARKKEFEEDYGYIGEPDLGVFHLKEMVKRLEIRETPLARAERISREFSISSETARQIVLTSDRLADLTEELCARLPPEKVLPWIMGPISSRSDELSENFEEVSGFISEIVEDFSSGKITDLEAKRRIDALFSEDLDQDIEEISAGLGQLINDMIDANPSIIEDYKQNEKAANFIIGQVMRSVKGRYSSSEVVDAVHIELRKRV; encoded by the coding sequence GTGAAGATCGGGCTTGAGGTACACCTTCAGCTTCCAACGAGATCGAAGATGTTCTGCTCCTGTCCCACATCCTCGGATGGGCCGAACAGCTCGATATGCCCAACCTGCCTGGGTTTTCCTGGCTCCAGGCCAAGGATTAACCTGCGTGCCATGGAGATGGGGTTGTCCATTGCATCATTCCTTGAATGCGAGATCCCCGATGTCACTTGGTTCTCAAGAAAAACATACTTCTATCCAGATCTACCAAAGAACTTCCAGATCACGCAGTATGATTCACCCATCGGAGAGCGGGGAAGATTCGTATTCAGAGATAGGACGATCCGCATCACCAGGGTCCATCTGGAGGAGGACCCAGGAAAGATAAAAAGGATTGGGAAGCCTGGTGAGGAGATATCGCTATTGGACTACAACCGGAGCGGAATACCGCTGGTCGAGATCGTCACCGAGCCTGACCTCAAGACCCCTGGCGAGGCGAGGGAGTTCATGTCCAATCTCCTGACTGAGCTCCGAGGATTGGTGGGCCTTAAGGGTTCAGATGAGCAGACGGTTAGGGTGGATGCAAATATCTCTGTGGGAAAGGAGAGGGTGGAGATAAAGAACATTCTAGGCTTGAAGAATCTCGAGCGCGGGTTGAAATTCGAGGCGGTCAGACAGGCCAGGCTTTTAAAGGCTGGAAAGAAGGTCGTGAGGGAGACCAGACGCTTCGACGAAGAGCGGAAGGTCACCTTGGCCGCCAGGAAGAAAGAATTCGAAGAGGATTACGGCTACATCGGTGAGCCAGATCTTGGCGTATTCCACCTAAAAGAGATGGTCAAGAGGCTGGAGATCAGGGAGACCCCATTGGCCAGAGCTGAACGCATCTCCAGAGAGTTCTCCATTTCATCGGAAACGGCCAGGCAGATCGTCCTTACATCGGATCGGCTCGCTGACCTGACCGAAGAGCTTTGCGCAAGGTTACCGCCCGAGAAGGTACTTCCTTGGATCATGGGACCGATCTCGTCCAGGTCAGATGAGCTTTCAGAAAACTTCGAAGAGGTATCTGGATTCATCTCGGAGATAGTGGAAGATTTTTCATCTGGGAAGATCACGGATCTCGAGGCAAAGAGGCGCATCGATGCTCTGTTCAGTGAGGATTTGGACCAGGATATTGAAGAGATATCCGCCGGGCTCGGACAGCTCATTAACGATATGATCGACGCCAATCCTTCGATCATCGAAGACTACAAACAGAACGAGAAAGCTGCCAACTTCATCATCGGCCAGGTAATGCGTTCGGTGAAGGGTAGATACTCCTCATCTGAAGTGGTCGACGCCGTCCATATAGAACTTAGAAAGAGGGTCTAA
- the aspS gene encoding aspartate--tRNA ligase produces MMRTHTCGDIKEDDLRERVTLAGWVRFARDHGGVLFFDLADSYGSTQVVLDPEALEDGLDLAVLMDTLSSFGREFVIQVTGVVRNRVEGTEDDRNPTGMVEVLIEDGRLLSSSRPIPFEVAEQKNSMLPGEDLRLRYRYLDLRRARMQSNLRFRHRLITAAREGFDKLGFIEVETPVLTRSTPEGARDFIVPSRTIPGDFYALPQSPQLYKQMLMVGGVDRYFQVARCFRDEDSRADRQPEFTQLDMEMAFVDEEDIRETIEKVLSHVWKKVFNQKLVTPFPSISYHDAISRYGSDAPDIRYGLELTDVSDIVRKAPYEIFQRILKNDGAVVCVNLQSSLVKDPAEGEDNIGRKEIDRLIDWAKSQGMGGLTWMRVTDEGLNSNIVKYFTDEVKESLLKAMDAKPGDLLLFLAGQRVQTLKAGGALRAKIARDLSLISSNDHRFVWVVDCPLFEVDPITGGLEAFHHPFVYPVEGKVEGDPRNIRGTSYDLCLDGAEIGSGSIRNHNPRVQRRILQMLGMSEEKIVEDFGFFLEALEYGAPPHGGIALGVDRLVSLLLGCDSIREVIAFPKNKKFQSPVDGSPTPVEESKLSELQLMSLAEGDMEFLDEEIDLEDAEEAK; encoded by the coding sequence ATGATGAGAACCCACACATGCGGAGATATCAAAGAAGATGACCTGAGAGAGCGTGTCACCCTTGCAGGATGGGTGAGATTTGCACGTGATCATGGGGGCGTTCTGTTCTTCGATCTCGCCGATTCCTATGGCTCGACCCAGGTCGTTTTGGACCCCGAGGCATTGGAAGATGGCCTGGACCTGGCGGTCCTAATGGACACGCTTAGCTCCTTCGGCAGGGAGTTTGTCATCCAGGTGACCGGCGTGGTAAGGAATCGCGTCGAGGGCACTGAGGATGATCGGAATCCTACTGGCATGGTGGAAGTTCTCATAGAGGATGGAAGGTTACTGAGCTCCTCGAGGCCCATCCCGTTCGAGGTGGCTGAGCAGAAGAACTCTATGCTTCCGGGGGAGGACCTAAGGCTCAGGTACAGATACCTCGATCTGAGGAGAGCTAGGATGCAGTCCAATCTCCGCTTCCGTCACCGGCTGATCACTGCCGCCCGGGAGGGGTTCGATAAGCTTGGATTCATCGAGGTGGAGACCCCCGTGCTCACCCGGAGCACTCCTGAAGGGGCCAGAGATTTCATCGTCCCCTCAAGGACAATACCCGGAGATTTCTACGCACTTCCCCAGTCACCCCAGCTTTACAAACAGATGCTTATGGTGGGCGGGGTTGACCGCTACTTCCAGGTAGCAAGGTGCTTCAGGGATGAGGACTCCAGAGCTGACAGACAGCCGGAATTCACCCAGCTTGACATGGAAATGGCCTTCGTCGACGAGGAGGACATTCGGGAAACCATAGAAAAGGTGCTTTCTCATGTCTGGAAGAAGGTATTCAATCAGAAGCTGGTTACACCCTTTCCAAGCATTTCATATCACGATGCCATATCGCGCTATGGTAGCGATGCTCCAGACATCCGATATGGTTTGGAGTTGACTGATGTCTCCGACATTGTCCGGAAAGCGCCATATGAGATATTCCAGCGAATTCTGAAGAATGACGGTGCGGTAGTCTGCGTGAACCTCCAATCTTCGCTTGTGAAGGATCCGGCTGAAGGTGAAGATAACATCGGCAGGAAGGAGATCGATCGCCTTATTGACTGGGCCAAGTCCCAGGGCATGGGTGGCCTAACATGGATGAGAGTCACTGATGAGGGATTGAATTCCAACATAGTGAAGTACTTCACCGATGAAGTTAAGGAGAGTCTGTTAAAGGCGATGGATGCGAAACCCGGAGACCTTCTTCTATTCCTTGCAGGACAAAGGGTGCAGACATTGAAGGCAGGCGGCGCTCTGAGGGCCAAAATTGCCAGGGATCTCTCTCTGATAAGCTCAAATGACCACCGCTTTGTTTGGGTGGTGGATTGCCCTCTCTTCGAGGTCGATCCTATAACAGGTGGTCTTGAGGCCTTCCATCATCCCTTCGTCTACCCGGTTGAGGGCAAGGTGGAAGGCGATCCTAGGAATATCAGGGGAACTTCATATGACCTTTGCCTTGACGGAGCCGAGATCGGGTCTGGGTCCATCAGGAACCACAACCCAAGGGTACAGAGACGCATCCTGCAGATGCTGGGTATGAGCGAAGAGAAGATCGTGGAGGATTTCGGCTTCTTCCTGGAAGCATTAGAGTACGGCGCCCCCCCTCACGGCGGCATCGCTCTAGGCGTGGACAGACTCGTTTCCCTTCTGCTGGGTTGTGATAGCATCCGAGAAGTCATCGCATTCCCCAAGAACAAGAAGTTCCAGTCACCTGTGGACGGATCACCGACTCCGGTTGAAGAATCCAAACTCTCTGAACTCCAGCTCATGTCTCTCGCTGAGGGAGATATGGAATTCCTGGATGAAGAGATCGATCTTGAGGACGCGGAGGAGGCCAAGTAG
- a CDS encoding Lrp/AsnC family transcriptional regulator, whose translation MLDELDERIIKEICVSSQGSYRQIAKRLGVHPTTLIQRMKHLEESGVILGYRANVDYLKLGYEFMALVHVYVEGDLLEIQGRMRHIENIVGIFDVTGECDSIAWVACKNRDEFSGVIKQMLTIKGVKKTNTYVILNVIKEPHEFVPQFDQDEEDAD comes from the coding sequence ATGCTTGATGAACTAGACGAGAGGATTATCAAGGAGATCTGCGTTTCAAGCCAAGGGTCATACAGGCAGATCGCCAAGAGGCTGGGTGTGCACCCCACCACACTGATCCAAAGGATGAAACATCTGGAAGAGAGTGGAGTCATACTTGGATACAGGGCCAACGTCGATTATCTGAAGCTAGGCTACGAGTTCATGGCCCTTGTACATGTTTACGTTGAGGGGGACCTTCTTGAAATTCAGGGAAGGATGAGGCATATTGAAAATATTGTGGGGATCTTCGACGTCACGGGCGAATGTGACTCGATTGCCTGGGTAGCCTGCAAGAATCGGGATGAGTTCTCCGGGGTCATAAAGCAGATGCTGACCATTAAAGGGGTGAAGAAGACTAATACTTACGTGATTCTCAATGTCATTAAGGAGCCTCATGAGTTCGTACCGCAGTTCGATCAGGACGAGGAAGATGCCGACTGA
- the glnA gene encoding type I glutamate--ammonia ligase: MKETILSKIDKEKVKFIEMQFSDILGTVKSVSIPADKAARALDEGVFIDGSSILGYATIEESDMRTMPIPESFQIYPWTANGSAKTARFMCKIYDHHGHRFKGDPRLVLENAMEKAKEMGWAFNVGPEFEFFLFKLDENRIPLPIPADTGGYFDLMPMDEGEKVRKDIMLRFDEMGFDVEAGHHEVAPGQHEVDLRYNEALTVADRMVTLKFGIKTIALAHGFHASFMPKPVFGENGSGMHVHQSLIEKDGGNAFDDPTGEFGLSENAFKYIGGLLHHIGDACAITNAYVNSYKRLVPGYEAPCYISWANMNRSALIRVPAGRGARARVELRNPDPAGNPYLQFAIMLAAGMDGIKKGIYPPAPIEKDIYKMGPAERKKLGIDSLPENLGEALTRMSESKLVKETLGDHISQHYLYLKNMEWDEFRTSVTDWEIKKFLHIL, encoded by the coding sequence TTGAAAGAGACCATTCTCTCCAAAATAGACAAAGAGAAGGTCAAATTCATTGAGATGCAGTTCTCAGACATTCTTGGCACGGTCAAGAGTGTCTCGATTCCCGCGGACAAGGCTGCGAGAGCTCTGGATGAGGGTGTTTTCATAGATGGCTCCTCGATTTTGGGATATGCCACAATCGAGGAATCGGACATGAGAACCATGCCTATCCCCGAATCGTTCCAGATATATCCTTGGACGGCAAATGGTTCCGCCAAGACCGCTCGCTTCATGTGTAAGATCTACGACCACCACGGTCACAGATTCAAGGGAGATCCTCGCCTGGTACTTGAGAATGCAATGGAGAAGGCCAAGGAGATGGGGTGGGCCTTCAATGTCGGGCCCGAGTTCGAATTCTTCCTTTTCAAGCTGGATGAGAACCGAATACCCCTGCCTATTCCCGCCGACACAGGTGGATACTTCGATCTGATGCCTATGGACGAAGGTGAGAAAGTTAGGAAGGACATCATGCTAAGATTTGATGAGATGGGATTCGATGTCGAGGCTGGACATCACGAGGTAGCACCTGGACAGCATGAGGTCGACCTTCGGTACAATGAAGCACTGACCGTAGCGGACAGGATGGTAACCCTCAAGTTCGGCATAAAAACTATCGCGCTGGCACATGGATTCCACGCCTCGTTCATGCCAAAACCGGTCTTCGGTGAGAACGGTTCGGGAATGCATGTTCATCAATCACTCATCGAGAAAGACGGAGGGAACGCCTTCGACGATCCTACAGGCGAGTTCGGTCTCAGCGAGAACGCCTTCAAGTACATAGGCGGCCTATTGCACCACATTGGTGACGCCTGCGCCATCACCAACGCATATGTGAATTCGTACAAGAGGCTAGTACCAGGATACGAGGCCCCGTGCTACATCTCATGGGCGAATATGAACAGGAGCGCACTTATCCGCGTTCCCGCCGGAAGGGGTGCAAGAGCGAGGGTAGAACTCAGGAACCCTGATCCCGCAGGTAACCCATATCTTCAGTTCGCGATAATGCTCGCGGCTGGAATGGATGGTATCAAGAAAGGAATCTATCCTCCAGCCCCTATCGAGAAGGATATCTACAAGATGGGTCCGGCTGAGAGGAAGAAACTTGGCATAGACAGCCTACCGGAGAACCTGGGAGAGGCGCTTACCCGCATGTCCGAGAGCAAGCTCGTGAAGGAGACACTCGGGGATCACATATCACAGCACTACCTCTACCTCAAGAATATGGAATGGGACGAGTTCAGGACCTCGGTGACCGATTGGGAGATCAAGAAGTTCCTTCATATCCTCTGA
- the glnA gene encoding type I glutamate--ammonia ligase → MESEADEPEKTKTLLKQVEENDIKFVEMQFSDLLGTVKSVSIPARKLGNALEEGVYIDGSSIEGYSGVEESDMRAKPILDSFQVYPWTENGQMKTARLMCTILDPSLDDNGNSRFPGDPRLILERLLKKVRKKGWIFNVGPEFEFFLFKLGANERPFKKPSDVGGYFDLMPLDKGEMVRKTIMLTFDQMGFDVEESHHEVAPGQQEIDLKYGDALTIADRMMTMKLGIRTIARQFGLHATFMPKPFTDQYGSAMHVHQSLTDLKGENIFYDADNEYGLSDLALRYIGGLLKHAKATCAILTSHINSYRRLVPGFEAPYCITWANMNRSALIRVPAGRGSKTRVEHRNPDPAGNPYLQFAVMLAAGMDGIENDIYPPDPFEMDTFKMDKRELSGKGIQRLPENLGESLDHMRESELMREALGDHAFYNFLHIKEKEWTEFRRQVTDWELDRYLMKI, encoded by the coding sequence ATGGAATCAGAAGCGGATGAGCCGGAAAAGACGAAGACTCTGTTGAAACAAGTGGAAGAGAATGACATCAAGTTCGTCGAGATGCAGTTCTCGGATCTATTGGGTACGGTCAAGAGCGTTTCCATTCCCGCCCGGAAGCTAGGAAATGCTCTTGAGGAAGGTGTCTACATCGACGGTTCCTCGATCGAAGGTTATTCAGGTGTCGAGGAATCTGACATGAGGGCCAAGCCGATTTTGGATTCATTTCAGGTCTACCCCTGGACCGAGAACGGTCAGATGAAAACGGCGAGATTGATGTGCACCATCCTGGATCCGTCCCTCGACGACAACGGGAATTCAAGGTTTCCGGGGGATCCCCGACTCATCCTTGAAAGATTGTTGAAGAAAGTGAGGAAGAAGGGCTGGATCTTCAACGTGGGACCGGAGTTCGAGTTCTTCCTGTTCAAGCTTGGCGCCAATGAAAGGCCTTTCAAGAAACCCTCCGATGTGGGCGGCTACTTTGACCTGATGCCTCTTGACAAGGGGGAGATGGTGAGGAAGACCATCATGCTGACATTCGATCAGATGGGATTCGATGTGGAGGAATCCCATCATGAGGTGGCCCCCGGGCAGCAGGAGATCGATCTGAAGTACGGCGATGCCCTGACCATAGCTGACAGGATGATGACCATGAAGCTGGGCATAAGGACCATTGCCCGTCAGTTCGGTCTCCACGCCACTTTCATGCCCAAACCATTCACGGATCAATACGGATCGGCGATGCACGTCCATCAATCTCTCACCGACCTCAAGGGGGAGAACATCTTCTATGATGCCGATAACGAGTACGGATTGAGTGACCTGGCGTTGAGATACATCGGTGGGCTGCTGAAGCACGCCAAGGCAACCTGCGCGATACTCACCTCGCACATCAATTCGTACCGTAGGCTGGTTCCCGGGTTCGAAGCTCCTTACTGCATCACCTGGGCCAACATGAATCGTAGCGCACTGATAAGGGTCCCAGCGGGAAGAGGTTCCAAGACCCGAGTCGAGCACAGGAATCCCGACCCGGCGGGCAACCCATACCTCCAGTTCGCAGTGATGCTAGCCGCCGGTATGGATGGAATCGAGAACGACATATACCCGCCAGATCCATTCGAGATGGACACTTTCAAGATGGACAAGCGGGAACTCAGCGGAAAGGGCATCCAGCGGCTACCGGAGAACCTGGGAGAATCGCTTGATCACATGAGGGAGAGCGAATTGATGCGTGAAGCGCTAGGCGACCATGCGTTCTACAACTTCCTCCACATCAAGGAGAAGGAGTGGACTGAGTTCCGCCGACAGGTCACTGATTGGGAGCTAGACAGGTACCTCATGAAGATCTGA
- a CDS encoding nascent polypeptide-associated complex protein, protein MPGGRMNPRQMKQAMKKLGIKTEEIEDAEEVVIRTSTSEYVISDPAVTMMEVQGQVTFQILGDYEIRERSDVEAGPIIPEEDITLVMEQAGCTREQAIEALTSCDGQPAEAILKIVSS, encoded by the coding sequence ATGCCAGGTGGAAGAATGAATCCCCGTCAGATGAAGCAAGCCATGAAGAAGCTTGGCATCAAGACGGAGGAGATTGAGGATGCGGAAGAGGTCGTCATACGGACATCCACCAGCGAATACGTCATCAGCGATCCTGCTGTGACCATGATGGAAGTCCAGGGACAGGTCACTTTCCAGATACTCGGGGACTACGAGATCAGGGAGAGAAGCGATGTGGAGGCTGGGCCAATCATCCCCGAAGAAGACATCACCCTTGTAATGGAGCAGGCAGGTTGCACCAGGGAACAGGCGATTGAAGCCCTTACATCCTGCGACGGACAACCCGCCGAGGCCATTCTGAAGATAGTATCATCCTAA
- a CDS encoding HypC/HybG/HupF family hydrogenase formation chaperone, with product MCLAIPGKVVSIEGKIADVDFGGVNKKVNLSMVEVSVGEWVIVHAGFAIQTMDEQEALETLKLWEELLAQEEDFNDEYPLA from the coding sequence GTGTGCCTGGCCATTCCCGGAAAAGTGGTTTCGATCGAGGGCAAGATCGCCGATGTCGATTTTGGAGGAGTCAACAAGAAGGTCAATCTTTCCATGGTGGAGGTGTCCGTGGGCGAATGGGTGATCGTCCATGCTGGATTCGCCATTCAGACCATGGATGAGCAGGAAGCCCTTGAGACCCTGAAACTCTGGGAAGAGCTTCTTGCCCAAGAAGAAGACTTCAACGACGAATATCCCCTTGCTTGA
- a CDS encoding class I SAM-dependent methyltransferase, which yields MKNPFDSVSNEFDEWYKDHPIILALERGAIGSMNLAGSGLDIGCGTGALSPAGTLCLDPSLPMLHKAKMRGFESILGMAESLPFHDQSFDFVIMTTTLCFLEHPQSAIIESTRVLKTGGYLVICIIPRDSSWGVHYIRKGELGHPIYCHARFLTVKETERMMENASIELDKVASCLHSSPEASLDHDTVLLGDDKGGFVCLRGRKKLKQGDIRR from the coding sequence ATGAAGAATCCCTTCGATTCCGTTTCCAATGAATTCGATGAATGGTACAAAGATCATCCAATAATACTTGCCTTGGAACGAGGAGCGATAGGATCCATGAATCTCGCAGGAAGCGGCCTTGATATTGGTTGTGGTACTGGTGCCCTTTCACCGGCGGGAACCTTGTGCCTTGATCCCTCATTACCCATGTTGCATAAAGCCAAAATGCGAGGGTTCGAGTCCATATTGGGAATGGCGGAGAGCTTACCATTCCATGATCAGAGTTTCGACTTTGTAATCATGACGACCACGCTATGCTTCCTCGAGCACCCCCAATCGGCGATAATCGAATCAACCAGGGTTCTAAAGACAGGGGGTTACCTTGTGATATGCATAATACCCAGGGACTCATCATGGGGAGTCCATTACATCAGGAAGGGCGAGTTGGGACATCCCATTTACTGCCACGCCAGATTCTTAACGGTGAAAGAAACCGAACGAATGATGGAGAACGCCTCCATTGAATTGGACAAGGTGGCATCTTGCCTTCATTCTTCGCCGGAGGCTTCTCTAGATCATGATACTGTTCTACTAGGTGATGATAAAGGGGGCTTCGTCTGCCTGCGGGGCAGGAAAAAACTCAAGCAAGGGGATATTCGTCGTTGA